A portion of the Cervus elaphus chromosome X, mCerEla1.1, whole genome shotgun sequence genome contains these proteins:
- the LOC122689442 gene encoding late histone H2B.L4-like translates to MAEPSSDNSEESLVTKETCTSEMEISEFSKPEPCDDEPRKAKKKTAKGCRRRRRRCCHRRRHSYRLNKSVSFATYFPRVLKQVHTGLSISHETLNIMDSFVKDMFERIAEEAGRLTRSSKRCTIMSEDIQTAVRLLLPGEMGKYAMSAATKSVIRYITHK, encoded by the coding sequence ATGGCTGAACCATCCTCTGACAACTCTGAGGAAAGCCTGGTCACTAAAGAAACCTGCACCTCCGAAATGGAGATCTCCGAGTTCTCCAAACCAGAACCCTGTGATGACGAGccaagaaaggcaaagaagaagacAGCTAAGGGCTGCCGTCGCCGTCGCCGTCGCTGTTGCCATCGCCGTCGCCACTCCTACCGTCTGAACAAGTCTGTAAGCTTTGCCACCTATTTCCCCCGGGTGCTGAAGCAAGTGCACACAGGCCTGAGTATTTCCCATGAAACGTTAAACATCATGGACTCCTTCGTGAAGGATATGTTTGAGCGGATTGCCGAAGAGGCCGGGCGCCTGACCCGCTCCAGCAAGCGCTGTACCATCATGAGTGAGGACATCCAGACAGCTGTGCGTCTTCTGTTGCCTGGGGAGATGGGCAAGTATGCCATGTCCGCGGCCACCAAGTCGGTCATCAGATACATCACCCACAAATGA